A single region of the Candidatus Lokiarchaeota archaeon genome encodes:
- a CDS encoding AAA family ATPase — protein MHYCNGSHETGTSSVSRRLANRLESSHFSAGDEFRKAAKRTGIPIAEFNKILGISTEMKEQLDNRLRKIAMNGNCVIEGRLADSMAGDYADLKVLLKAPLDIRVERIANRDGLSSRNAKKETIQREKEERQTFIDLYDIDLEDWSIYDLIIDTTNF, from the coding sequence TTGCATTACTGTAACGGATCCCATGAAACTGGAACGAGCTCAGTCTCAAGGCGTCTCGCTAATCGTTTGGAATCGAGTCATTTCTCGGCAGGTGATGAGTTCCGGAAGGCAGCGAAACGAACGGGAATACCAATTGCAGAATTCAATAAGATACTTGGAATCAGTACCGAAATGAAGGAACAACTAGATAATCGTCTTCGAAAAATCGCCATGAATGGAAATTGTGTTATTGAGGGCCGGTTAGCTGACTCGATGGCGGGAGATTACGCAGATTTGAAAGTCCTCCTAAAGGCCCCACTAGATATTCGGGTTGAACGCATAGCCAATCGGGATGGTCTCTCTTCTCGAAATGCGAAGAAAGAAACTATCCAGCGTGAAAAAGAAGAACGCCAAACCTTCATCGATTTGTATGATATCGATTTGGAAGATTGGTCCATTTACGACTTGATAATCGATACTACCAATTTTTGA
- the tcmP gene encoding three-Cys-motif partner protein TcmP: protein MPLEFHNNSIVLSGSTGTKLKTGILTKYYKFWSEVTAGGRSRGFRFNNFIGDMNSGTGKVYIEDEDIEILGSAGHALELRYGSSGNTLPNIAIHLVERDDECRKRLLQVVKKEWPEVNFSRDNEGYYISEDGMSHLYSSASKFLKYSERGQVAGIGLFFFDPLLATDWGVVEQIAEARIQEPYQTGTEFLVFFFTSDWVKGRTNFAPLPRTRDENEWGKEQKESVEKADEAFGDRSWLDVMASRANDEELQEQLVTLYKEKLRKWFRFVLPLPFVPKENQLYHVFCCSNYYLGMRVVASFYGERTTDFGLQSDNSITTERFKQEHPNLFSGLKGRAKPVEWRILWQIMRNHIGGICDEECRTINEIAEDKDSNVTDVLDWLLAEGYLKEVEPPGWPWDGDQFSIYEIDWETTDRRLGVNEPVPPTPLKPDE from the coding sequence ATGCCGCTTGAATTTCATAATAATTCGATTGTCCTCAGTGGAAGTACGGGCACAAAACTAAAGACGGGGATTCTAACCAAGTACTACAAATTCTGGTCAGAAGTGACTGCGGGAGGTAGAAGCCGAGGATTCCGGTTCAATAATTTCATTGGGGATATGAATTCCGGAACGGGCAAAGTGTACATAGAGGATGAGGACATAGAAATTCTGGGCTCAGCCGGGCATGCGCTTGAATTAAGATACGGCTCCAGCGGAAATACCCTTCCGAACATAGCAATACATCTTGTAGAAAGAGATGATGAGTGCAGAAAAAGGCTTCTGCAAGTCGTTAAAAAGGAATGGCCTGAAGTTAACTTTTCTAGAGACAACGAAGGATATTACATATCTGAGGATGGGATGTCTCATCTGTACTCCTCAGCATCCAAATTTCTCAAGTATTCTGAGAGAGGACAAGTTGCAGGAATAGGCCTCTTCTTCTTCGACCCGCTTCTAGCTACCGACTGGGGGGTTGTAGAACAGATTGCTGAAGCTCGAATTCAAGAGCCCTATCAGACAGGAACGGAGTTTCTTGTATTCTTCTTTACCTCTGACTGGGTGAAAGGAAGAACGAATTTCGCGCCGCTTCCAAGAACTCGTGATGAAAATGAATGGGGCAAGGAGCAGAAAGAAAGCGTCGAGAAAGCAGATGAAGCCTTTGGCGATAGATCGTGGCTTGATGTGATGGCTAGTAGGGCGAATGATGAAGAACTGCAGGAACAACTTGTGACTTTGTACAAAGAAAAACTTAGAAAATGGTTCCGATTCGTACTGCCGCTTCCTTTTGTCCCCAAGGAAAACCAGCTCTATCATGTTTTCTGCTGTTCAAATTATTATCTTGGTATGAGAGTGGTCGCTTCATTCTACGGAGAAAGAACCACTGATTTCGGCCTTCAATCTGATAACTCAATCACAACGGAACGTTTCAAACAGGAGCATCCCAATCTTTTCAGTGGGCTGAAGGGGCGAGCAAAACCCGTCGAATGGAGAATTCTGTGGCAGATTATGAGAAATCACATTGGTGGAATATGTGATGAAGAGTGTAGAACAATCAATGAAATTGCCGAAGATAAAGATAGCAATGTAACAGATGTGTTGGATTGGCTTCTTGCAGAGGGCTATCTCAAAGAAGTCGAACCCCCCGGATGGCCATGGGATGGTGACCAATTTTCAATATACGAGATTGATTGGGAAACGACAGACAGAAGATTAGGTGTAAATGAGCCTGTTCCTCCAACTCCTCTCAAACCGGATGAGTGA
- the tcmP gene encoding three-Cys-motif partner protein TcmP: protein MDYKLLLMKYILYSRLQNQLQDEGIILDDFDWLKDKVIRLAGSKEKYRNVCNKSNSKTYDKGLWAFWKLLIHAYYVDIFTNVAKKHKSNVVYIDLLAGPGINYLEDLDLYIAGSPLIAKHAPRVTKDGRSKAFDKMVLVDKDEECCLSLEKILDCKTLCADCNSAEVMSEIARVMKPKKSLFLTFLDPEGTQVHWSTMEKLFQLPGDFIINYPWSGVARFARGYHGTSGKGRKKSGERLDCFFGDTSWRNVPEDSSAEWLYDFYLNRLQEHRSEIVEFQISMKGGGQYRILIATRKTRSGSPWLNPVRELRDRLDGITDETLMNLVEVYKGTQRPLTDWIS, encoded by the coding sequence ATGGACTACAAATTACTACTTATGAAATACATTTTATATTCGCGACTCCAGAATCAACTACAAGATGAGGGCATAATCTTGGATGACTTTGATTGGTTGAAGGACAAGGTAATACGACTTGCGGGCAGTAAAGAGAAATACAGGAACGTTTGCAACAAAAGCAATTCCAAGACATATGACAAAGGCCTCTGGGCATTTTGGAAGCTACTGATTCACGCATACTATGTTGACATATTCACCAATGTAGCAAAGAAACACAAATCAAATGTTGTCTATATTGACCTCTTAGCAGGCCCTGGAATTAATTATTTAGAGGATTTGGATTTGTATATTGCCGGGTCCCCTCTAATTGCAAAACATGCCCCAAGAGTTACTAAGGACGGGAGGTCAAAAGCATTTGACAAAATGGTACTTGTTGACAAAGACGAGGAATGCTGCTTGAGTCTTGAAAAAATCTTAGACTGTAAAACCCTCTGCGCTGATTGCAACTCAGCAGAGGTTATGTCCGAGATTGCACGAGTTATGAAACCAAAGAAATCGCTCTTTCTGACATTTCTTGATCCTGAAGGTACTCAAGTACATTGGTCTACTATGGAGAAGCTTTTCCAACTACCTGGTGATTTCATTATCAACTATCCTTGGTCTGGCGTTGCACGTTTCGCTAGAGGTTACCATGGTACATCAGGAAAAGGCAGAAAGAAATCGGGAGAGCGACTTGATTGCTTCTTCGGAGACACTTCTTGGAGAAATGTGCCCGAAGATTCATCTGCAGAATGGCTCTATGATTTCTATCTCAACAGATTACAGGAACATAGGAGCGAAATTGTGGAATTTCAAATATCCATGAAGGGCGGGGGACAATATCGTATTCTTATCGCTACAAGAAAGACACGTAGTGGCTCACCTTGGTTAAATCCAGTACGTGAGCTTCGAGACCGGCTGGATGGCATAACTGATGAAACCCTCATGAATCTGGTGGAAGTGTACAAGGGGACGCAAAGACCGCTCACAGATTGGATTAGTTGA